TAGCTTACTAAAGATCCCATGAGGGTTTGACACGTTGCTGAATGCTTTTGGATATAGAAAGGACTCGCTTCTGTTTTCAATCTGGAGTGCTATGGTTCCTCCAGTTTTGTACTGTTTTCTTCTATGTATTGTTTTAGTTGATAAAGGTGTTTTATGCATACTTACTTCACAGCTCTGCCATCTGTTTGGAATGTTTGGCCTTAGTTTCTGGTCACAAACCACCTTCCTCATCTCCTCAACTGATGGATCAGAAGGCACAAGGTCATAGTAAGGTAACTGATAATCTTCATGGATTCCTGGAAAATAAATTGCAAAGAATATGAACATACTATTCTCTGTTAAAAGGCaactattttattatgtttataaTCATTCCTCGAACATGCTTGCTATTTACTGGCATTTACTGCAGGTAACTGTTCTAGTTATAAATTCTCTCCATACTCAAAATGCTTTACAGCAGTATTCCACAAGTCCAGTCATTAAGAGATGCCAACAGATCAGATTTTGCGGATTTCCTCAGTACTGAACAAGTactgaaaggaagaaaaaaaaaaaaattacaaggagGAAtcctctctggggttatttctttaGTCTGCTCTGCATTATTATCCTGAAACCAACACCCTCTTGTTAAAGACCATAAGAATAAATAGTAATAAAGTCTTAGAGACCGATGCTTTTCAAACTGTGCGGTGCTCCTTACTTGTTAGGCCCAGCTGAAGTAACCGGTTTTACATAAATGATTATGAAGGGTGTAGTCCTTTATATGGCTTCAGCGATCTACTGGTTAGCAACATAATTGATTCATTTTTATGTTGGGAATTCAGGTTGACATGGCTATTAACCACAGGTGGTAAGGGCCAGGCCTTCCCCCTGAGCTTTGTGGCGAGGGACCAGGAAAAGTTTGAGAAGTCGAAGTCTAAAACAGTAGATGCCTTATTGTTATCGTTATGGTTCTGGATATACACGGATCATCAAAATAATCTCTGTATTCTAGGTTTTAGAAATATAGTCATAGTTATAAGTAGTTCACTATGATTTCCTTATTTGTTTTTTTATAATCTAGGTACTGCAAACCACCATTCCAAATCAAAATGTGAATGATTGCATTTGCCTTGGAAAAGTAGCGGCTTAGAAAAGTTTGCTACAATTCAAGTTACCCATCTCATTTAGTATGCAATGGTAACACCCAATTTGCTTTCTTTTTTAGTTTACCAATTTTTGTTTTAGTTTTAAATGTCGTAATACAGTAATGTATGCAGTAGtagtgagtaaggctactttcacactagcgttaactgcataacgtcgcaaatccgtttttttgccgaaaaaacggatgcgtcaaaaaagtgaaaaacggtgacaaacgtatgccacgcatccagcatttcgacggatccgtcgcaaatccgctaaacgtttccgtcgaaaatactggatgcgttgcatacgttgcatacgttttaccatccgttgtatccgtttttccgacggatccgtttttaaaaggggaggctcccaaaatttgattggctactggaaaatttgaaaaactatatagtactgtatttacagcccatctttgtgggttttagttttgtggcagcgatggaaggtgttcttgggaggattgctagtttggttaccgacgttatctttgagacgaatcgcctggatattatagtgcgggagaaggaggcggcagcggaaaggcgtaggatgcttctgcagcaacggagacggagacgactgtggattcatccgattaatcaactacggatgacccggggtgtccagtccactctgtacctggagttgcggcacaatccacacaaattccacaactacgtgcggatgaggattgaacatttcgattttttgcttgcaaaaatggaggatgtcatccgaagacaggatacaaggatgaggcttgccatcacaccggcggagcggctgatggtgaccctgcggtaagcctcttttttttatttcattgctgatattggatgttatattacacgctgcagacaatactgcgctgccatattgcgcactattttctgcagcatgtagttttgtttttcttggcggacattccactgctttatttaaatgtcattgctgatattgaatgtttttctgcattttttttttgggggggggttttttgggtttgatgacatgcaactgctttttttctgtcattggtcattttgaatgttatattacacgctgcagacaatactgcgctgccatattgcgcactattttctgcagcatgtagttttggttttcttggcggacattccactgctttatttaaatgtcattgctgatattgaatgtttttctgcatttttttttggggggggggggttttgggtttgatgacatgcaactgctttttttctgtcattggtcattttgaatgttatattacacgctgcagacaatactgcgctgccatattgcgcactattttctgcagcatgtagttttggttttcttggcggacattccactgctttatttaaatgtcattgctgatattgaatgtttttctgcatttttttttgggggggggggttttttgggtttgatgacatgcaactgctttttttctgtcattggtcattttgaatgttatattacacgctgcagacaatactgcgctgccatattgcgcactattttctgcagcaagtagttttggttttcttgacggacattccactgtttttttacactggtttcatgctggttttattgagtgtcccgtccttaaaaaaaaaataacagtgccatattaaaacttgttggtctgtgcaattttttctaacatttttttttttttaaagtttcctagctacgggtgaatctatgacttcgctccattatcagttcaggctgggcatttcaactatctctggaatagtgaaggacacatgtcgggctgtttggaccactttgcaaccagagtatatcccccaaccatccatggaaatctaatctagtttccctaattgtgtgggtgcagttgacgggaaacatataaggattgcgaaaccggcaggaacaggatcggagtattataattataagaagtatttctccatcgtccttatggctattgcagacgccaactgcaggttccttgccgtggacatcggagcatatggacggtccaacgattcgcaagttcttaaaaactctccgatgggtcgttgcctttatggagagagctacgattttccgccagccagaccactgccaggaacaaatgacccagccctggaatatgtctttgtaggtgatgaagcctttcaactgtcgctgcacctactgaaaccgtacagtagccggaacttaaaccataccaagcgggtctttaattaccggcttactagagcacgaagagtagtggagtgttcctttggcatattgacggcgaagtggcgagttctgctgacggctatcaagctgaaaacaacaactatagacgaggtagttaaagcctgtgtggtgctccacaactttgtcctgtcaaaggagcccgtttctttggatgatgaagagttggagaccaccttgtgggactaccgcagcagctcggttcgctctacaagttcagtaacaaggatgagggaccagtttgccgattactttgtctcacctgtcgggcggatcccgtggcaagacatgattgtgtaacctgtttcccatgtgtaacctgtttcccatgtgtaacctgtttcccatgtgttttggttatgtaaaaaaagtgtttctgcccccccccccacaaaaaaaaaggcccaaaagcgttgttttcttgctagtaaaaccattatgttataccttttacatgtctgttgtttgtttttattaaacctttttttattatattaccttaataaatccacacacacacaaagagtagaattgtaatccgaattttattttaactcttttttttgtttttttgttttgcaaaaaaaatatatatatatattttccaacttttttttagaaaaatttgaacattttttagATTATTTACATTAATtacactttacaaattttcaaagtgttgggtggagatatgagaggaggatgggccggaaggttggaccacgtcgataggtggggaaaccctacttgtttggggtgcagtggaagggggggttaaaccaagaggctgaccagaggggggtggtgttggggtaggtggaagagaaaagttcagtaaggaaaacattggggaagtaatttggtctgggggccgggattgttgtggggactgggtcgggtattgtgactgggtagggtagtgggagtggcgtggggtttggtaatggtgctggtgtggggattggagctgggtttggtaatggtgctggtgtgggtattggggctgggtttggtaatggggggtatggtgtggaaatggggcctggtgtggaattggagtggaggtgtggggaggtgtgtgggtcgattcattaatggcctgcagtgcagcattatagcaggtattcattacccgcatctgttgctcaaaagaaagcttctccatgctcatgagcatggattggaaaaaaagattggccggatcgggacttacagctgaatgcagcctatccaagcgactgctggtttcctggcttgtttcactgatgcgtgattgcaccatgttgaaaccagcagtcacttgctctcccaaaattttgaaagagccttggaaggatgcattcaggtgtaagaactcaggagcatagctcctttcctgacccctctggcgctgccgccacgaacctaatggtggtgtcgaggtggcaggatcagaggggtggggtaaagggaacgctaactgttcagcatcagatgcgagcaatgaagcctgcaataatgctccactgcttggggcggatgaagtggaggggacagaggggtcagaggagaggacagaggggtcagaggaggggacagaggtgtggggcctaccgacgtggccctcagtggcggactcaggagggatcgctccagagggcgcagaggaagatgcaggcgcccggtggctggagaaggtgctgtgaaagaaaaaacaaaagaaattaatacattggaatgaaaaagccctgactgaaagcaaactaagtagacaggttaacatggttataagtgggctgtagaatacttacactctgcttagcatggttcgcctcaggaaggagagggcctggccatatttatatttgctcctcttccttcctgcagagccactcggggccttcatctcatcattgaattccctcttaaagcgatccctcagtgaccgccaccgcttcctgatatttccaactgtgaagacaagaatcaaaagaaaaaacaaaaaaattagtaaatgcaatacattacagtcagctcaaaacatcactggaaattgaatacttacctagtttgctgtgCTGCTGAGGattaaggctctcccgccttggaaacaggttgcgacacacttcgtcccagagccgacgggtgacaccggtatctgcatgcctgcggtcagccatgttccacagcggctcccgctcacgaacctcctcgatgagacaatcgatgtcaatgtcatcatcatcatcctcctcttctgcgggagcacgctgtgaagcctgtgtcaaaaaaaaaaaaaaaaggaaaacaaacaaattagtacactgaaatactaaaataccaatagaatccccctcccccccaaaaaaaacctcactgatggccgaccgcggcgacgagtccgccgactctgggactgtctgggagagccttcagcggcagcagcaggagcagcagcagcagcctgaaatgaaggaaacaaattctcagttaaggtaggcaggtgtttagtaatctgttttgtgtatggtgcagtgtgatgtgcgaaggaactgtttcaccactacttacacttggttcctcctccactagcatctctccacccgtctcgcccccttctgacagctcctcatctgattcagcttcctgttgaaacaaaatttatgcatgtagttatccataaaaatgtaatttaaagaaatttttaaaaaaaacattttttgggttaacttaccgatacacgctgttgctgtggaggagggctgtcagaagaggacattgttttgtggtcctggtgggcagcggctgtgtcctggtgggcagcggctgtgtcctggtgggcagcggctgaggtcctggtggttctgtaagttaaagagacacttgcaatctgctcgacacattgaagtagcagattggggtcttcaaaacttacttctagcactttagctgtggtcctggtgggcagcggctgtgtcctggtgggcagcggctgtgtcctggtgggcagcggctgaggtcctggtggttctgtaagttaaagagacacttgcaatctgctcgacacattgaagtagcagattggggtcttcaaaacttacttctagcactttagctgtggtcctggtgggcagcagctgtgtcctggtgggcagcggctgtgtcctggtgggcagcggctgaggtcctggtggttctgtaagttaaagagacacttgcaatctgctcgacacattgaagtagcagattggggtcttcaaaacttacttctagcactttagctgtggtcctggtgggcagcggctgtgtcctggtgggcagcggctgtgtcctggtgggcagcggctgaggtcctggtggttctgtaagttaaagagacacttgcaatctgctcgacacattgaagtagcagattggggtcttcaaaacttacttctagcactttagctgtggtcctggtgggcagcggctgtgtcctggtgggcagcggctgtgtcctggtgggcagcggctgaggtcctggtggttctgtaagttaaagagacacttgcaatctgctcgacacattgaagtagcagattggggtcttcaaaacttacttctagcactttagctgtggtcctggtgggcagcggctgtggtcctggtgggctggttagtggctgcggtcctggtttatctgttaatatgtataatggatctatagttagacaccaccccctgaactaggtaatgttcaatgataaacagcctactaaaatgatgtcagaaatgttcatacaggtgaaccccaaaaaacccccaaaaagttgcacgttataccattcatttccatgtccctaaaaataaaaatttttaatgttaacaccatgaaaaaatatatttgacatattttatttaaaataaataacctctccccccacccccccaaaaaaaaaaaaaaaaaaaaaaattcaggttaacctttattaaaaaaatgagccctcaaccaaccctgtattgcatgtgtaaccattggtacatacaccatttttaaatttacctttatgaaataatactacggacatttttttaataaacattttattattattttttttttctcactttttttttttaaatcacaattaggagctgacatgctctttattttaaatacaagtacttcaactgcaaatggttataactaattaaaataaaatcaacacttttattaaatagaaaaaccccacactcacacattcaaaccacaagctgcagaccgctagacttttttaaaaaacacatcagatttaaaaaaaaaaaacaaacaaaaaaaaaacacatttaaaccacatgctgcacagaccactatacagtcaatacatcagaaaaaggcaaataaccaattacagcatggacaaatgcacatgcaatcaacaatacGCACAcaaaaaaacatgcatggtatgtgtccacattcaggatcgccTCAGAATTTGctcaggatttcccatcagtatttgtaagccaaaaccaggagtgtaaaaattaggtaaagtatcatacgaaaacaggcacacttttgcttttatcacccactcctggttttggcgtacaaatactgatggaaaatcctgaccacatcctgatgcaatcctgcacatggacacataccctcccacatgaacaggcataaaattggcaaaggcataatatggtgcaggcacatgatacaaaagcacacagccgtccaaaaatacacacatacacatgcacgcacatagctttatgcaaagacacatatgtacaacaaaggcagaaaggtgaacccaagcagaagacgcatacacacacacacatacaaaaggctgacaatcctttggctggagctgcaggtcttcacagtggctggcatcatggtggatctggactctagcatggcactggctggtgcaggacgatggcaggcctcaggtcctcttcaggttttaagctctttctgtagtcagtacctcatatacacacacacaaatgcacaggcacacagatgcacacaaaaattgcaatactcacactggctctatggtggctggagtcttgtggctggagtcccgtggctggctccttcctgtggctggctcctgtgtcaggctggaaaattgtggctggggtcttatggctggagtcctgtggctggctccttcctgtggctggctccttcctgtggctggctccttcctgtggctggctcctgtgtcaggctggggtcttgtggctggggtcttatggctggggtcctgtggctggctaGCTCTTGCTGGAAGTCTTCTGTCTTGGGTCtcgcaggcatatgtggggttgaaggcccaggccaggtttatatagatttgggggtgtctggccaattggcaacaaaatccagcttctgagcatgctcagtgtaaaaaaaacgtattgcagcgctgtattgcgtcgtacgacgtgtcccgacgcatccgtcgctcataggcttcaattgcagccaacgacgtatgccgcaggatgcgtcgcgacacgttttttaggcggagacaaaaaacgttacaatctacatttttttgagacgacgtgtcgccaaatttcgacgcatccgtcgtaaaacgtac
This is a stretch of genomic DNA from Ranitomeya variabilis isolate aRanVar5 chromosome 6, aRanVar5.hap1, whole genome shotgun sequence. It encodes these proteins:
- the LOC143782214 gene encoding uncharacterized protein LOC143782214, yielding MSSSDSPPPQQQRVSEAESDEELSEGGETGGEMLVEEEPSAAAAAPAAAAEGSPRQSQSRRTRRRGRPSASQRAPAEEEDDDDDIDIDCLIEEVREREPLWNMADRRHADTGVTRRLWDEVCRNLFPRRESLNPQQHSKLVGNIRKRWRSLRDRFKREFNDEMKAPSGSAGRKRSKYKYGQALSFLRRTMLSRVTFSSHRAPASSSAPSGAIPPESATEGHVGRPHTSVPSSDPSVLSSDPSVPSTSSAPSSGALLQASLLASDAEQLAFPLPHPSDPATSTPPLGSWRQRQRGQERSYAPEFLHLNASFQGSFKILGEQVTAGFNMVQSRISETSQETSSRLDRLHSAVSPDPANLFFQSMLMSMEKLSFEQQMRVMNTCYNAALQAINESTHTPPHTSTPIPHQAPFPHHTPHYQTQPQYPHQHHYQTQLQSPHQHHYQTPRHSHYPTQSQYPTQSPQQSRPPDQITSPMFSLLNFSLPPTPTPPPSGQPLGLTPPSTAPQTSRVSPPIDVVQPSGPSSSHISTQHFENL